One region of Palaemon carinicauda isolate YSFRI2023 chromosome 40, ASM3689809v2, whole genome shotgun sequence genomic DNA includes:
- the sev gene encoding proto-oncogene tyrosine-protein kinase ROS: MFCTMGCVYSAQTYLRQAEDLVGKPTAPMLVGGSVSGSSVGLRWESIPGLGEVSYLVEYHQNKEPGDWKYYRPNSPINDTETIVEDLKPYTKYQFRIAYLVLPRHGAIMSEASSWISTLASGPPRSPPREVRAVPLDGSRVEVTWDAPLFPGGDLITYTLYSKDTEGLRELRDNIDASSEKRYILSELSANTTYVLNLTSTNHRGEGPGVSVQVTTYPSSTAVNDGAGYLLLTSGSSLLKLGLDIMDTPQHVYNTSGGYNITGLAVHIHYGLVYISDSSGSIYQLRPSHSTQPYTLLTQNHIRGYPLSLSVDWLYGYLYYIVHLEPPMDHMWQLWRCELMGKNPVLIHGELHYEAKHLQVDPYNGYIWWISEEEDGGLHRLTITNDDPPTVKPEVVLKGPNFGGLVLDPPNFQVLVADRKNNTMLAVSLDGTSVTNLRANTQQAYFKQLRSVVHLNSRFFWTDGSEVYTEELNKGTFYHNSYLVVSGVSVGTLVAVHTSTQPVPVPLNPPSDLQAVFTRTSASLSWNSPALPALMGAGAWQKWRYEMHIQEGQKIMYNKNITDTSYQAKNLRPGTFYIIKVQAYSVGGNGPWSREFRGRTLDAYENAPQLVWAVDREIMITNLVGSESKVLVSQETLQNKLKDGRIADLAFFRDMLVLAVNNQSVFLLNMTSSQFTEVPNTHGVLSVSVEWITQRLFWANPHRQMIGWTSLDGLSQGPLNVVTAAREVRVDALHGRLFWTTPHALLVSTLAGRNISAIHQEGIFSGKQVYGLTVDTQGSRIWWIVRDAEGCRLFGAYIEEEVHKFEPKFLPYTVKLGPMWYLSERLLWLGEDGNVVVSDTSLNNSASLHTASLGVSHFTVMLPDLQPMPEGVRLPVVIPDPIDAASVRIKGTWENFVLEWSSIDNVNYGNLTYEVIIDNGVHKRAILTRNRSISYDEELPPYSTLKVSVRGITDWSVGSKLIKVLKTPPSIPEAPEDLRTFVQKVQDSLATIHLRWSPPEKPNGKILQYEVFYCVSEEEQDCHSKLVSGNENQLSIENLNSDQVYRFKVAAVSEVGKGPYSSEVTEAVQKHTPTPSLLVLSSETLIKLDADLQEESELLSENSRVRWVTPLLKTSSFVWMDVNSDVFLTDLRTNFTKRLLRLSGQGVGLAADWVGEVIAYAERPQSALNEVNIWTYDISHGETRPIARFSLADQIKKFLLSPMTSHLFLLHEGHRGLQLSVMSLAFSTLNDVFNQESRTQDCTCLKTPTLTGGVALDTTNTSDTKIYFVAAGSSVSRATAVFKSDLSGCYCEEVFVPEDFGYGSCTEIAVDFSHLYCYAAVNQTLLWFSKVGITSADKLHFQTLYNTSALIPLDLATQPMPEVNCLVVSNYSDTPELGGSGEYAIAVKLNVPETESEDCMSMTLLPVIYVVYYGPVKPDGSDSCLTNVSHCQQVRSMSSVVTVKGLLPYKEYYFRAAVETAYNQRLGIVSLPGPADVFKTKAKAPDSVGEVSVEVLSPEEIVLKFNAIKEQEYEIHWQGEAGSGQIRPEFNSSGRVERKINKLYPNSKYEVWVRAYSKDRLIFTDSKRVTVITLPELPYIKLENATARSFTISWTAPPDGSVVRHVFQYIGNGETLWKNEPMISTTAGRTYTFNVTKLLPATSYLFRIRVIYNNSYHAYTWPRKPLFNFTTLGEIPGKPGQVMRQQVGGSISGGGLRVWWKNAMENGAPLIAYTLQAAPYNAELSDNLTYVTVYNGSNNYWLISGLDGASSYIFRARAINELGPGPWGETNVIDTIIGPTMLTQTDIPTILASTIPSSLIFFALLFGCLIFGMRKTDRRRRKVKAASLSDSSHHHHHHHRNREVELATLRQLPTNNNFVTENNVLYNLHTFPGDDLDLPHVSRNCITLTKFLGSGAFGEVFEGTACELPEWPDVTKVAIKTLRKGATEIEKAEFLKEAQLMSHFQHEHILRLLAVCTDHDPFFLILELMEGGDLLSYLRTSRGADSGLTLADLVSMCVDVAKGCVYLEELHYVHRDLAARNCLVTTTDPELRVVKIGDFGLARDIYKNDYYRKEGEGLLPVRWMSPESLVDGVFTSHSDVWAFGVLLWEILTLGQQPYPARTNLEVLHYVRSGGRLTRPPSCPEELHKLMDRCWSYSPENRPTFKECLTALVMLQETISSLPALAVHNVHYIGSNGTCGLDNLAYAGERDENHNTNSGNSLLHENDCTGNSWSVQTSGSVVNLGRRRESSEDDGGIGVEVEEIDSFSGASTLPLTTPLRRHQQYLQLVNEPSASSPPVSPRSPTASFPLVGETSSDWSRLPFSTSGMETPQSPSSLITEAQISVPSTPMTVSVASPVPDSPTSVTFTFPTLPSIMSPDHYLKPCNNKAFAGPSTQSNLYDNEEQVEEEEEEGESDCNQITFDTSYVNMSAGADLKVAPEFSGSFDLEKVNGVVLRRKKDCDMLADLENHRLSGVSALSAVSGMTSASTVDLEHNSSQSWC; this comes from the exons CCTTTAGACGGTTCTCGCGTGGAGGTGACGTGGGACGCCCCTTTGTTTCCTGGAGGAGACCTCATCACGTATACTCTCTACTCCAAAGATACAGAAGGACTTCGAGAGCTTAGAGATAATATCGACGCCTCCAGTGAGAAAAG GTACATCCTGTCGGAATTGTCGGCCAACACCACCTATGTGTTGAACTTAACATCCACCAATCACCGGGGTGAAGGGCCTGGTGTATCTGTCCAAGTAACCACTTATCCAAGTTCAACAG CTGTGAATGACGGAGCTGGTTACCTCCTCTTAACTTCTGGATCCAGTCTTTTGAAACTTGGCCTTGACATCATGGACACCCCTCAACATGTGTACAACACATCTGGTGGATACAATATAACAG GTCTTGCCGTACACATCCACTATGGCCTAGTTTACATATCGGATTCCAGTGGATCCATCTACCAACTACGCCCTTCGCACTCCACCCAGCCTTACACGTTGCTCACTCAAAATCACATTCGAGGTTACCCTCTGAGTCTCTCGGTGGACTGGCTTTATGGGTACTTGTACTATATAGTCCATCTGGAACCTCCTATGGACCATATGTGGCAGCTTTGGCGGTGTGAGCTGATGGGGAAAAATCCAGTGCTGATTCATGGGGAGTTGCATTATGAAGCAAAGCATCTGCAAGTGGATCCATATAATGG ATATATTTGGTGGATATCCGAAGAGGAGGACGGCGGGTTACATCGTCTAACCATAACAAATGATGACCCACCAACAGTCAAACCTGAGGTTGTACTAAAAGGCCCAAATTTTGGTGGCTTAGTCTTAGACCCTCCAAATTTTCAAGTTCTTGTGGCAGATCGAAAAAATAATACGATGTTAGCTGTTTCGCTTGATGG CACATCTGTGACAAATTTAAGAGCCAACACTCAACAAGCGTATTTCAAGCAGCTTCGTTCAGTTGTACATCTCAACAGTCGTTTCTTTTGGACCGATGGAAGTGAAGTGTACACTGAGGAATTGAATAAAGGGACGTTTTATCATAACAG CTACCTCGTCGTCAGTGGTGTCAGCGTTGGAACCTTAGTTGCAGTTCATACATCGACGCAACCTGTACCTGTGCCTCTCAACCCTCCCAGTGACCTTCAGGCAGTTTTTACACGGACGTCGGCTTCATTGAGTTGGAATTCTCCAGCTTTGCCAGCTTTGATGG GTGCTGGTGCTTGGCAGAAATGGAGGTATGAGATGCATATCCAGGAAGGACAAAAAATCATGTACAATAAAAACATTACCGACACCTCCTATCAGGCAAAGAACCTAAGGCCTGGTACCTTTTACATCATAAAG GTACAAGCTTATTCTGTGGGAGGAAATGGCCCCTGGAGTCGAGAATTCAGAGGCCGTACATTAGACGCATATGAAAATGCGCCACAGCTAGTATGGGCAGTTGATCGAGAAATTATGATTACTAACCTTGTTGGAAGTGAAAGCAAAGTTTTGGTATCACAGGAAACACTTcag AATAAACTGAAAGACGGAAGGATAGCGGATCTTGCTTTTTTTCGAGACATGCTGGTGCTTGCTGTAAACAACCAAAGTGTTTTCCTACTAAACATGACATCATCGCAGTTTACAGAAGTGCCAAACACTCATGGAGTCCTTTCTGTATCTGTAGAATGGATTACACAGCGATTATTTTGGGCTAATCCACACCggcaaatg ATTGGATGGACGAGCCTTGACGGGCTCTCCCAGGGCCCTTTAAATGTGGTGACAGCTGCCCGAGAGGTGAGGGTAGATGCGCTACATGGTCGATTGTTTTGGACAACACCCCATGCTTTACTGGTTTCAACTTTGGCCGGTCGTAACATTTCAGCCATTCATCAGGAAGGAATCTTCAGTGGGAAACAAG tgTATGGGTTAACTGTGGATACTCAGGGTTCTCGTATATGGTGGATTGTAAGAGATGCAGAAGGCTGTCGATTGTTTGGGGCATATATTGAGGAAGAAGTACACAAATTTGAACCCAAATTTCTTCCCTACACTGTAAAATTAG GTCCTATGTGGTACTTGAGTGAACGTTTGCTATGGCTGGGTGAGGATGGTAATGTGGTTGTTTCAGACACGAGTCTCAATAATTCTGCGTCCCTTCATACGGCCAGCCTTGGTGTATCTCACTTCACTGTGATGTTACCAGACCTTCAGCCGATGCCAG AAGGTGTTCGGCTTCCTGTTGTCATACCAGACCCGATTGATGCAGCATCAGTCAGAATTAAAGGAACATGGGAGAACTTTGTATTGGAGTGGTCATCCATTGATAACGTCAATTATGGCAACCTCACGTACGAAGTGATAATCGATAATGGTGTTCATAAAAGAGCAATTCTCACAAGAAATAGAAGCATTTCTTATGATGAAGAGCTTCCCCCATACTCAACCCTGAAGGTGTCTGTCCGAGGCATCACAGATTGGAGCGTAGGTAGTAAACTTATCAAGGTATTGAAAACTCCACCATCAATACCGGAAGCCCCTGAAGATTTACGAACATTTGTGCAGAAAGTTCAG GATTCACTAGCAACAATCCATTTACGATGGTCACCACCAGAGAAGCCAAATGGAAAGATCTTACAATATGAAGTGTTCTACTGTGTCTCAGAGGAAGAACAAGATTGCCATAGCAAGTTGGTTAGTGGAAATGAAAACCAGCTCAGTATAGAAAATCTCAATTCCGACCAAGTTTATCGATTCAAG GTTGCTGCCGTTAGTGAAGTGGGAAAAGGGCCTTACAGCTCGGAGGTTACGGAAGCCGTACAGAAGCACACTCCTACTCCTTCTCTCCTAGTTCTGAGCAGTGAGACTTTGATAAAGCTTGATGCAGATCTACAAGAAGAGAGTGAACTGCTCAGTGAGAATTCAAGAGTCCGTTGGGTAACTCCATTACTGAAGACTTCGTCGTTTGTTTGGATGGACGTAAATTCTGATGTATTTTTGACAGACCTGCGAACGAATTTTACCAAAAGG CTATTGAGACTCTCTGGACAAGGAGTTGGCTTAGCAGCAGACTGGGTTGGAGAAGTGATTGCTTACGCAGAGAGGCCTCAATCGGCACTAAATGAAGTTAACATTTGGACGTACGATATCAGTCACGGAGAAACAAGACCCATTGCCAGATTCAGTCTTGCTGACCAAATCAAGAAGTTCTTGTTATCTCCAATGACTAG TCATTTGTTTTTGCTACATGAAGGACATCGTGGGCTTCAGCTGTCAGTGATGAGTCTCGCTTTTAGCACGTTGAATGACGTCTTTAATCAAGAAAG TAGGACCCAGGATTGTACCTGTTTGAAGACGCCAACTCTGACAGGAGGGGTTGCTCTCGATACAACCAATACGTCCGATACAAAAATCTACTTTGTAGCTGCTGGATCTTCGGTGTCAAGAGCCACAGCAGTTTTCAAATCTGATTTATCAGGGTGTTACTGTGAGGAAGTTTTTGTCCCAGAGGACTTTGGTTATG GAAGTTGCACCGAAATTGCAGTTGATTTTTCACACCTCTATTGTTATGCAGCTGTAAATCAGACTTTGCTCTGGTTTTCAAAAGTTGGCATAACCTCTGCCGACAAACTTCATTTTCAAACTTTGTATAACACTTCTGCCCTTATTCCCTTGGATTTAGCTACTCAGCCAATGCCAG AAGTCAACTGCCTTGTTGTGTCAAACTATTCAGACACTCCAGAATTAGGAGGCAGTGGAGAATATGCAATAGCGGTCAAGTTGAATGTTCCTGAAACAGAGAGTGAAGACTGTATGTCCATGACCCTTCTGCCTGTTATTTATGTTGTGTACTATGGACCTGTGAAGCCTGATGGCTCTGATTCTTGCCTGACCAATGTTTCTCATTGCCAGCAAGTT AGAAGTATGTCCTCAGTTGTAACGGTGAAAGGACTCCTGCCGTACAAGGAGTACTATTTTCGGGCAGCAGTCGAAACTGCGTACAATCAGAGGCTTGGCATAGTATCGTTGCCCGGTCCTGCTGATGTATTCAAAACAAAAGCTAAAG cacccGACAGCGTTGGGGAAGTGAGTGTAGAAGTACTGTCTCCCGAAGAAATTGTTTTGAAGTTCAACGCTATCAAGGAACAAGAATATGAAATCCATTGGCAGGGAGAGGCTGGCTCTGGTCAGATTCGACCAGAGTTCAATAGTAGCGGAAGAGttgaaagaaaaatcaacaaactTTATCCAAATTCAAAATATGAA GTGTGGGTAAGAGCGTATTCAAAGGACCGCCTCATATTTACGGATAGCAAACGTGTAACTGTCATAACCCTTCCGGAATTACCTTATATCAAACTTGAAAATGCGACAGCTCGTTCATTTACTATTTCTTGGACTGCGCCACCAGATGGTTCTGTTGTGCGGCATGTT TTTCAGTATATTGGGAACGGCGAGACACTTTGGAAAAATGAGCCAATGATCAGTACTACTGCAGGTCGAACGTATACTTTTAATGTAACAAAACTTCTTCCGGCTACTTCCTACTTATTCCGAATAAGGGTTATATATAACAACAGTTACCATGCTTACACTTGGCCTAGAAAACCCCTCTTCAACTTCACCACATTAG GAGAGATTCCAGGGAAACCTGGACAAGTCATGAGACAGCAGGTTGGAGGCTCAATTAGTGGTGGGGGTCTGCGTGTGTGGTGGAAAAACGCCATGGAAAATGGGGCGCCCCTTATAGCGTACACCTTACAGGCTGCCCCATACAATGCTGAACTAAGTGACAATCTCACCTACGTCACTGTATACAATGGATCAA ATAACTACTGGCTCATTAGTGGTCTTGATGGTGCGTCCAGTTACATCTTCCGAGCTCGAGCTATCAATGAACTAGGTCCTGGTCCATGGGGAGAAACCAATGTGATTGATACCATCATTGGACCTACAATGCTAACACAGACAGACATTCCCACCATACTTGCCTCAACAATACCGTCTTCCCTCATATTTTTCGCTCTACTATTTGGATGCCTAATATTTG GAATGAGGAAAACAGATCGCAGAAGGAGAAAGGTAAAAGCTGCTTCCCTCAGTGATTCAtctcaccaccaccaccatcaccatcgCAATCGAGAGGTTGAATTAGCAACGCTACGTCAGTTACCAACAAACAACAATTTTGTCACTGAAAACAACGTTCTCTACAATCTTCATACTTTCCCAG GTGATGACTTGGATTTGCCACATGTCTCTAGAAACTGCATTACTCTGACTAAATTCCTTGGAAGTGGTGCTTTTGGAGAAGTGTTTGAAGGAACTGCTTGTGAATTACCAGAGTGGCCAGATGTAACAAAAGTTGCAATAAAG ACTCTACGAAAGGGAGCTACAGAGATAGAGAAGGCAGAGTTTCTGAAGGAAGCCCAATTGATGAGCCATTTTCAGCATGAGCACATATTGCGACTTTTGGCCGTCTGCACAGATCATGATCCTTTCTTCCTCATTTTGGAGTTGATGGAGGGGGGTGATCTACTATCGTATCTTCGCACAAGCAGAGGA GCTGATAGTGGCTTAACTCTTGCTGATCTAGTGTCCATGTGTGTTGACGTGGCTAAAGGTTGTGTCTACCTTGAAGAACTACACTATGTTCACCGTGACCTGGCTGCCAGAAATTGCCTCGTAACAACAACGGACCCAGAGCTACGTGTTGTGAAAATTGGTGATTTTGGACTTGCCAGGGACATTTATAAAAACGATTACTACAGAAAAGAG GGTGAAGGTTTATTGCCTGTCAGATGGATGTCCCCCGAATCTCTTGTTGACGGAGTATTTACAAGTCATTCTGATGTATGGGCATTTGGTGTATTATTATGGGAAATCCTCACTCTTGGCCAGCAGCCGTATCCAGCTCGTACGAATTTAGAGGTGCTCCACTATGTACGAAGCGGAGGTCGCCTCACGCGCCCTCCCAGTTGTCCAGAGGAACT CCACAAGCTAATGGACCGTTGTTGGAGCTACAGTCCCGAAAACCGACCAACTTTCAAAGAGTGCTTAACTGCTTTGGTGATGCTACAGGAAACTATTTCTTCCTTGCCAGCTCTAGCTGTGCATAATGTCCACTATATAGGTTCTAATG GAACCTGTGGACTTGATAATCTGGCCTATGCTGGAGAACGAGATGAAAACCACAACACAAACTCAG GAAATTCTCTTCTTCATGAAAATGACTGCACTGGCAACTCATGGTCTGTTCAGACAAGTGGAAGTGTCGTAAACCTAGGAAGAAGGAGGGAAAGCAGTGAAGATGATGGTGGAATAGGAGTAGAAGTTGAAGAGATCGACTCATTTTCAGGCGCTAGTACACTTCCTCTCACTACTCCACTGAGAAGACATCAACAATATTTGCAGCTAGTGAATGAACCTTCAGCCTCATCACCTCCTGTTTCTCCTAGATCACCTACGGCTAGTTTCCCTCTAGTAGGTGAGACCTCGTCTGACTGGTCGAGGCTTCCGTTCTCGACTTCCGGTATGGAAACCCCACAGTCTCCTTCTAGTCTGATTACAGAAGCCCAGATTTCTGTACCCTCAACTCCAATGACTGTGAGTGTTGCTTCTCCGGTCCCAGATTCACCCACGAGCGTTACATTCACTTTCCCAACCTTACCAAGCATCATGTCTCCTGATCACTACCTCAAACCTTGTAATAATAAGGCCTTCGCAGGACCTTCTACTCAGTCGAACCTGTATGATAATGAAGAgcaagttgaagaagaagaagaagaaggagagtcTGATTGCAACCAAATAACATTTGACACTTCATATGTTAATATGTCTGCTGGGGCAGATTTAAAAGTTGCACCAGAGTTTTCTGGTTCGTTCGACTTGGAAAAAGTAAACGGTGTCGTTCTGAGACGCAAGAAGGACTGTGATATGCTCGCCGACTTGGAAAATCATCGTTTGAGTGGGGTATCAGCGCTGTCCGCTGTAAGTGGCATGACTTCTGCATCAACGGTTGACCTTGAACATAATTCAAGTCAGTCTTGGTGTTAA